GGCCGAGCGCCTCCGGTGGACTCAGACCGTCCGGGCCGGCCGGGGCCGTAGCGCCGGAGGCGAGTTTCTCCTTCAGGCCGGCGACCCGGATCTCGAAGAATTCGTCCAGGTTGGTGCTGGAGATGCACAGGAACTTGAGTCGCTCCAGCAGTGGCACGCTGCGGTCCCGGGCCTGCTCCAGGACCCGCCTGTTGAATGCCAACAGGCTGATTTCACGATTGATGTAGAGACCGGGCTGGCTGAGATCGGGGCTGTCCATGAGGTGGGCCGCTGCGGCGTAGGGCCCCGGCATTATGCCCGATTTGTACGACCGGCAACCAGGACCGGCCGGACTGTAACAGTACTGTCACATGGCGCGCCTATGCTATGCGTCCACATGAACCGCCCGTTACCCGCTACGGAATCGCCGCTGTCCCGGATCAGCGCCGCCACCCAGGCGCGCCGCCGCCGCTGGCGCATGGCCAAGGACGGGATGGCCCGCCACGGCGTCATGATCGGCGGCTTCGGTGTCATCGTCGCCATTCTGTTGATCTTTTTCTATCTGCTATACGTCGTCTTCCCGTTGCTCGAGCCGGCCTCGGCGGAGGCGGTCGCCGACTATCGGCTGGCCGGGTCGGTGGCCGATACCCTGCACCTGGCCATGGAGGAGCAGGCCGAGATCGCCGTGCGCTACGACAGCGCTGCGCGGGTGCGGTTCTTCGCCACCCACGACGGCCATGTGATTGCCGAGCAGGCCTTGTCGGTACCCGCAGGCGTGACCGTCACCAGCCACGCCCAGGGGCTGCCCGCCCGGGGCGGGGTGTCGTTGGGTCTGTCCGACGGCTCGGTCCTGCTCACCCGGCATACCTACAAGGTGAGTTTCCCGGAAGACCGGCGTCTGATCACCCCACAGCTGGAGTTCCCACTGGGCGAGCAGCCGCTACCGATCGACGCCGCCGGTCAGGCTCTGGAGCGCATCGCTGTGCAATCCGGCGATCGCACTATCGTGGCGGCCCTGACGGCCGACCAGCGCCTGCTGCTGGTGATTCTGCAGAAGGAGGAATCCTTCCTGGAGGAATCCCGGACCCTGCGGCGCTTTGACCACGTACTGCCCAATACCACCGGACGGGTGCGCTACCTGCTGGTCGATCCGGATCAGCACGCGCTGTTCGTGGCCACCGACGCCGGCACGCTGGCCTACTACGACATCAGCGATCCCGAGGCGCCGCGCCTGGTACAGCAGCTCGGTGTAGTCCCGCCCGGCGGCCGGCTTACCGATCTCGAGTTGCTGGCGGGCGGCATCTCGCTGCTGGTATCCAGCTCCGACGGCCAGATCACGCAGTGGTTTCCGGTGCGTGACGAGGCGAACCAGCCGATGCTGCGCCGCATCCGCAGCTTCGCCAGCGAGGCGGCGGTGACGGCGATGGCACCGGAATTCGCCCGCAAGGGTTTCCTGACCGCGAATGTCCACGGCGGCGTGGACATCTACCACACCACCGCCGGTAAGCACGTCCTGGATGTGCAGGTCAGCGACCAACCGCTGCGGCAGCTGGCGGTGGCGCCGCGCGCGAACGCCTTCCTGGCGGAGGACGCCGCCGGGCGGTTGCACTTCTGGCATATCGACAACGAGCATCCCGAGGTCTCCTGGTCGTCGCTGTGGGGCAAGGTGTGGTACGAGAGCTATCCCAAGCCGGATTACGTCTGGCAGTCGTCCTCGGCCAGCAACGACTTCGAGCCCAAGTTCAGTCTCACCCCGCTGGCCTTCGGCACACTCAAGGCGGCCTTCTACGCCATGCTGTTCGCAATGCCGATCGCCATCTGTGGCGCCATCTACGCGGCCTATTTCATGGCGCCGGGCATGCGCAAGCTGGTCAAGCCAACCATCGAGATCATGGAGGCGCTGCCCACCGTGATCCTCGGCTTTCTCGCCGGCCTGTGGCTGGCGCCGACGGTCGAGGCGCATCTGCCGGGCGTGTTCGCGCTGCTGCTGTTGCTGCCGGTCGGTACGTTGCTGTTCGCCTGGCTGTGGCGGCTCATGCCGGTGGGCGTGCGCCACCGTGTGCCGGACGGCTGGGAGGCCGCGCTGTTGATACCGGTGCTGCTGCTCATGGCCTGGGCGTCGATGGCGCTGAGCGCGCCGCTGGAGACACGGCTGTTCGGCGGCGACATGCGCGTATGGATGCGCAACGAGCTGGGCATCGGCTTCGATCAGCGCAACGCATTGATCGTCGGCCTGGCCATGGGCTTCGCGGTCATCCCGACCATCTTCTCCATCGCCGAGGACGCCATCTTCAGCGTACCGCGCCATCTGACCAACGGCTCGCTGGCACTCGGCGCCACGCCCTGGCAGACGCTGGTGCGGGTGGTGCTGCTCACCGCCAGCCCCGGCATCTTCTCGGCGGTGATGATCGGCATGGGGCGCGCGGTGGGCGAGACCATGATCGTGCTCATGGCGACCGGCAACACGCCGGTGATGGATCTCAGCCTGTTCCAGGGCATGCGCACGCTGTCGGCCAACATCGCCGTGGAGATGCCGGAGGCCGAGGTCGCCAGCACGCATTTCCGCATCCTCTTCCTGGCCGCCCTGGTGCTGTTCATGTTCACCTTCGTGTTCAACACGCTCGCCGAGCTCGTGCGGCAGCGCCTGCGCCGCAAGTACGCGTCGCTGTGAGGCCGGCCATGAAGACCTGGATCAAGAGCGGCGCCCCGTGGATCTGGATGAACGCGGCGGCGGTCAGCACCAGTCTCATCATGGTCGCCGGCCTGCTGGGCCTGATCGCCCTGCGCGGGCTCGGCCATTTCTGGCCGGCGGACGTGGTGGAGATGGACTACCTCGCCGCCGACGGCGAGGTGGTACGCCTCATCGGCGAACTCGGCGCTCACGAGGACGTGCCGCGCGAGCGGCTGGCCGCCACCGGCGTACGCTTGCCCGGGGGCGACACGGTCACGCTGCGCCGCTACCTGCTCAAGACCGGAAACCGCGACGTGGCGGGGCCGGATTTCATGTGGGTGCTGGGGCACGATATCCAGGCGCGCCGCTATCCGCCCGAGCTGGTCGCCATCGAGCGCCGCGAATGGGGCAATTTCTACGGCTACCTGCGCGAGGTGCGCCAGGCCGGTGCCAGCGTCGCCAGCGGCGACCAGGCCTGGGACGCGCTGCAGCCACGGTTGCAGCGCGCCCTCGATTTGTTCGCCGCCATCCGCGACATCGAGCGCGGTGCCATCGGCAGCATCAACTACCGCCTCGAGCAGCTGCGGCTGCGCACCCGCCGCCTGGAACTGGACGGCCGGAACGATCCGGCGGCGCTGGCCGACATCGCCGCCGAGCGCG
This sequence is a window from Gammaproteobacteria bacterium. Protein-coding genes within it:
- a CDS encoding ABC transporter permease subunit, which gives rise to MNRPLPATESPLSRISAATQARRRRWRMAKDGMARHGVMIGGFGVIVAILLIFFYLLYVVFPLLEPASAEAVADYRLAGSVADTLHLAMEEQAEIAVRYDSAARVRFFATHDGHVIAEQALSVPAGVTVTSHAQGLPARGGVSLGLSDGSVLLTRHTYKVSFPEDRRLITPQLEFPLGEQPLPIDAAGQALERIAVQSGDRTIVAALTADQRLLLVILQKEESFLEESRTLRRFDHVLPNTTGRVRYLLVDPDQHALFVATDAGTLAYYDISDPEAPRLVQQLGVVPPGGRLTDLELLAGGISLLVSSSDGQITQWFPVRDEANQPMLRRIRSFASEAAVTAMAPEFARKGFLTANVHGGVDIYHTTAGKHVLDVQVSDQPLRQLAVAPRANAFLAEDAAGRLHFWHIDNEHPEVSWSSLWGKVWYESYPKPDYVWQSSSASNDFEPKFSLTPLAFGTLKAAFYAMLFAMPIAICGAIYAAYFMAPGMRKLVKPTIEIMEALPTVILGFLAGLWLAPTVEAHLPGVFALLLLLPVGTLLFAWLWRLMPVGVRHRVPDGWEAALLIPVLLLMAWASMALSAPLETRLFGGDMRVWMRNELGIGFDQRNALIVGLAMGFAVIPTIFSIAEDAIFSVPRHLTNGSLALGATPWQTLVRVVLLTASPGIFSAVMIGMGRAVGETMIVLMATGNTPVMDLSLFQGMRTLSANIAVEMPEAEVASTHFRILFLAALVLFMFTFVFNTLAELVRQRLRRKYASL